The segment TCCTGAAAGACTATGCCAACTTTTCTCCTGACCTCTTTCGGGTTCTTCACCGGGTTGACGCCGTCTATGAGCACCTTTCCCCTTTTGGGCTTCAGTATGCCGTTGAAGTGCAGCATCAGGGTGCTCTTTCCGGCTCCGTTCGGGCCGAGGAAGCCGAAAAGCTCGCCGTCTTCGATAGTAATGTTTATACCAGTGAGTATTTCCCTGCCGCCGTAGGAAAAGTGGACGTTCCTCAGCTCAATCATATCAGCAGACCCCCCAGTGCCAGTACCGAAAGCAGGACCGTGTGAATACTGGGTTTTGGCTCTTCCACCCTTGGAAACTCCCCGAAGCCCCTCGATAGCATGGCCCTGTAAATCCTTCCATTTCGCAGGTATGTCCGCAGGAATATCTCGCCGATGAGGGAGCCGAGCTTTCTGTAGTATTCCCTCTTTCCGATTCCAAAGGCCCTTGAGTCGAGGGCGCGCTTCATTCTCGTTGTCTCGTCCACGAAGAGGTCGAGGTAGCGGTAGGTGAACGCCAGTGTGAGGACGAGTATCCGCGGGAATCTTAAGGCTTCCATCTCGGCGAGTATCCTTGAGAACCCGACGGAGCTGGTGATAACAACAGCGGTTCCTGCCGAAAGGAAGGCCTTACCGAGGAGCAGGAAAAAGGAATAAACGCCCTCGTGGGTTATCGGGCCGAAGGGAGTGTCTACGAGC is part of the Thermococcus sp. JdF3 genome and harbors:
- a CDS encoding CbiQ family ECF transporter T component → MYLPFIFLYAMGVVTRKSLTELVYFALLFLVVVLTMRPKKSVFKNLGFLLGFEGLLFILALFNPGETLVDTPFGPITHEGVYSFFLLLGKAFLSAGTAVVITSSVGFSRILAEMEALRFPRILVLTLAFTYRYLDLFVDETTRMKRALDSRAFGIGKREYYRKLGSLIGEIFLRTYLRNGRIYRAMLSRGFGEFPRVEEPKPSIHTVLLSVLALGGLLI